One Chitinivibrionales bacterium DNA window includes the following coding sequences:
- a CDS encoding TonB family protein, with protein sequence MGGGACIGVDGADCGTALDRFSLLRFAIAWLLACVCVYLFCIVTITGDYSVKTAPPPYTVVNIMEILPEKPPPPVPSKSVERPNRVSTPPAEKTPEPVSQEPEPDAPSDIHAAAGDKAGDYQAIRKASVLQPVTPAALRIESPKELDNIEFDPIFNPKPLYPDIALRAGIEGWVDVDLIIDEKGMVHSFIIDSIFGHPSFAEAAEEALPRWRFPPPRQRGRSVRVKYYYRINFTLD encoded by the coding sequence ATGGGCGGTGGTGCATGCATCGGCGTCGACGGAGCGGATTGCGGAACGGCGCTTGACCGCTTTTCACTCCTTCGTTTTGCAATAGCCTGGTTGCTGGCGTGTGTTTGTGTGTATCTTTTTTGCATAGTTACAATTACCGGTGATTATTCTGTAAAAACCGCCCCTCCTCCTTACACCGTAGTTAATATCATGGAGATACTTCCCGAAAAACCTCCACCTCCTGTGCCGTCAAAATCCGTAGAGCGACCAAACAGAGTGTCAACACCTCCGGCCGAAAAGACACCGGAACCGGTATCTCAAGAACCGGAACCTGATGCTCCATCAGACATACATGCTGCTGCCGGTGATAAGGCGGGAGATTATCAGGCCATCCGGAAAGCTTCTGTTCTGCAGCCGGTAACCCCCGCCGCCTTAAGAATTGAATCGCCCAAAGAGCTTGATAATATAGAATTCGATCCCATATTCAACCCCAAGCCATTGTATCCTGATATTGCGCTGAGAGCCGGTATTGAAGGCTGGGTAGATGTGGACCTGATAATCGATGAAAAGGGTATGGTCCATTCGTTTATAATCGACAGCATTTTCGGGCACCCCTCTTTTGCCGAGGCTGCTGAAGAAGCGCTCCCTCGGTGGCGATTTCCGCCTCCTCGACAAAGGGGCAGGTCGGTTCGAGTGAAGTATTATTATAGAATTAACTTCACCCTCGATTAG